The Fulvivirga ligni genome window below encodes:
- a CDS encoding pyridoxal phosphate-dependent aminotransferase: protein MNSINRRTWLRSSILTVGGAAVLPHLAWGETAKAPITLDNFGRASYSPFFKEYIPRQLEEVALKAKLNANENPYGPSPKAIEAFRDMATKGNRYAWKELFDLIDKIAAKEGVSSKHIIMGPGSSDLLEKVGMVFFFEKGGNVVSADPSYMSLMKVAEATGAEWKPVPLKDDWSHDLEAMEKAIDSNTKLVYICNPNNPTGTLTDAQELYDFCSRVSEKVPVFVDEAYLEFMPEKDQKSMVSLVSKGKDVIVARTFSKIHGMAGIRVGYVVGQPETLNRINKITRGGMGITLPSVYAAKASMDDVEFQTKTRKLNNEAKEYVYASLKKQGFEYVPSYTNFMIFPLAMDGQAYLDKMYAQGVGVRSFEILGKSWCRVSMGTMDEMKLFTEALQQVAG from the coding sequence ATGAATTCCATCAACCGTAGAACTTGGCTTCGTAGTAGTATATTAACTGTAGGCGGCGCTGCTGTATTGCCTCACCTGGCCTGGGGAGAAACAGCAAAAGCTCCCATTACTTTAGATAACTTTGGACGAGCCTCTTATAGTCCATTCTTCAAAGAATATATCCCTCGCCAGCTGGAGGAGGTAGCATTAAAAGCAAAGTTAAATGCTAATGAAAACCCTTATGGACCATCACCTAAAGCTATAGAGGCTTTCAGAGATATGGCCACCAAAGGTAATAGGTATGCCTGGAAGGAATTGTTTGATCTTATCGACAAAATTGCAGCTAAGGAAGGTGTTTCCTCCAAGCACATCATCATGGGGCCTGGATCCTCAGATTTGCTTGAAAAAGTAGGCATGGTGTTCTTCTTTGAGAAAGGAGGAAACGTAGTTTCGGCAGATCCTTCCTATATGTCATTGATGAAAGTGGCTGAAGCAACAGGTGCCGAATGGAAGCCTGTGCCTCTGAAGGATGACTGGTCGCATGATCTGGAAGCGATGGAAAAAGCTATAGATAGCAATACTAAATTGGTGTATATCTGTAATCCTAATAATCCCACCGGGACCTTAACTGATGCTCAGGAGTTATATGATTTTTGTTCTCGAGTTTCTGAAAAAGTGCCTGTATTTGTAGATGAAGCTTATCTCGAGTTTATGCCGGAGAAGGATCAGAAAAGTATGGTTTCTCTGGTGAGTAAAGGTAAGGACGTCATTGTAGCTAGAACCTTTTCTAAAATTCATGGTATGGCCGGAATTAGAGTAGGTTATGTTGTAGGGCAGCCTGAAACTTTGAATAGAATCAATAAAATCACCCGTGGAGGTATGGGGATAACTCTACCTTCAGTATATGCAGCCAAAGCAAGTATGGATGATGTTGAGTTTCAGACCAAAACAAGGAAACTTAATAACGAGGCAAAGGAATATGTTTATGCCAGCCTGAAAAAGCAGGGGTTTGAATACGTGCCATCATACACTAATTTCATGATATTTCCTTTGGCTATGGATGGTCAGGCCTATTTAGATAAAATGTACGCCCAAGGAGTAGGAGTAAGATCATTTGAGATTTTAGGTAAATCCTGGTGTCGTGTAAGTATGGGCACTATGGATGAAATGAAGCTCTTCACAGAAGCTCTGCAGCAAGTAGCCGGATAA